One genomic segment of Mycolicibacterium gilvum includes these proteins:
- a CDS encoding acyl-CoA synthetase, whose product MWGVLPDVLDRACTYYRDRVAIVDDDRSITYQQMWLWRNRIANALIAAGVQKGDRVGLLMPNCLEFIPIQQAVWAAGAVLVQMPTRAAADGFRSNLAQTDATTLLYHAKFEDAVASIREELPKLQTVIRVGEVDQPVVDAVDFAAVVSAAADNRPDVVIDEHDEAYVLFTSGSTGEPKGVVNSHFTWSYYAISAGLEIGDIRFGEVFAHGAPLTHFTQIFAMPTFVRGGTNVMLPGLDVETLLTNIERHRVTATAVVPTIIYLLLDHAGRDAFDLSSLATVIYAGAPMAPERLRQALDTFGPIFIQTYAGTEQGYVSCLRKHEHVAGERESSDDWVARLASAGRPMFAVAVSIRDDDDNVLPTGEVGEICSRQLGQMLGYLDPERNAETVRDGWVHTGDIGRVDDDGYLYLVDRKKDMVVSGGFNVFPRQVEDALCAHPTVAQAAVIGVPDDKWGEAVLAMVVTRPGEIGGFDLERELIGHVKTLLGSVPAPKKILFTDEFPLNPAGKVDKKAIRKPYWQNRTRQIG is encoded by the coding sequence ATGTGGGGTGTGTTGCCCGATGTTCTCGACCGGGCCTGCACCTACTACCGCGACCGGGTTGCCATCGTCGACGATGATCGCAGCATCACCTATCAGCAGATGTGGTTGTGGCGAAACCGGATCGCGAACGCGCTGATCGCCGCCGGTGTGCAGAAGGGCGACCGGGTCGGGTTGCTGATGCCCAATTGCCTGGAGTTCATTCCCATTCAGCAGGCGGTATGGGCAGCCGGCGCGGTGTTGGTGCAGATGCCGACCCGCGCCGCCGCCGACGGCTTCCGATCCAACCTGGCCCAGACCGACGCCACCACGTTGCTCTACCACGCCAAGTTCGAAGACGCCGTCGCCTCGATCCGCGAAGAACTGCCCAAGCTGCAGACGGTGATCCGTGTCGGCGAAGTCGATCAGCCCGTGGTGGACGCCGTGGACTTCGCCGCAGTGGTCTCCGCGGCCGCGGACAACCGTCCCGACGTCGTCATCGACGAGCACGACGAGGCCTACGTACTGTTCACCTCCGGTAGCACGGGCGAACCCAAAGGCGTTGTCAATTCGCATTTCACGTGGAGCTACTACGCCATCTCCGCCGGCTTGGAGATCGGTGACATCAGGTTCGGCGAAGTCTTCGCCCACGGGGCGCCGCTGACGCATTTCACCCAGATCTTCGCCATGCCCACCTTCGTCCGGGGCGGCACCAACGTGATGCTGCCCGGCCTCGATGTCGAAACATTGCTGACGAACATCGAGCGCCACCGAGTCACCGCGACCGCCGTGGTGCCGACGATCATCTATCTACTACTCGACCATGCCGGCCGTGACGCCTTCGACCTCAGCAGCCTCGCCACCGTGATCTATGCCGGTGCACCTATGGCACCCGAGCGTCTGCGGCAGGCGCTGGACACCTTCGGCCCGATCTTCATCCAGACCTACGCGGGCACCGAACAGGGATACGTGTCCTGCCTGCGCAAGCACGAACACGTTGCCGGGGAGAGGGAATCGTCGGACGACTGGGTTGCCCGGCTCGCGTCGGCCGGCCGGCCGATGTTCGCGGTTGCGGTCAGCATCCGAGACGACGACGACAACGTGCTGCCGACGGGGGAGGTCGGCGAGATCTGCTCCCGTCAGCTCGGTCAGATGCTGGGGTATCTCGATCCCGAGCGCAACGCCGAGACGGTCCGCGACGGCTGGGTGCACACCGGCGACATCGGCCGCGTCGATGACGACGGCTACCTCTACCTGGTCGACCGCAAGAAGGACATGGTGGTCAGCGGCGGCTTCAATGTGTTCCCCCGACAGGTCGAGGACGCGTTGTGCGCCCATCCCACCGTCGCGCAGGCCGCCGTCATCGGGGTCCCGGACGACAAGTGGGGTGAAGCGGTGCTGGCCATGGTGGTGACCCGCCCCGGCGAAATCGGCGGGTTCGACCTCGAGCGTGAACTGATCGGCCATGTCAAGACGCTCCTCGGCAGCGTCCCGGCACCCAAGAAGATCCTGTTCACCGACGAGTTCCCGCTCAACCCGGCGGGCAAGGTCGACAAGAAGGCGATCCGTAAACCCTATTGGCAGAACAGAACCCGACAGATCGGGTGA
- a CDS encoding ketosteroid isomerase-related protein, which yields MSHTFAVKWLKAFRESPEAVVALYADDFLFEDPMLGQSITSKEELLRVFAPYANADVENGIGINNFRIDEVVGDHRAAIYRWTWQAPTAAAFVGVPTNGKVAGARGLTFHIYDTDGRIKREESFWDVSTAVRDLGLPVDPTAVAKAPALA from the coding sequence ATGAGCCACACATTCGCCGTCAAATGGCTGAAGGCCTTCCGGGAGAGCCCCGAAGCCGTCGTCGCCCTCTACGCCGACGACTTCCTGTTCGAGGACCCCATGCTCGGGCAGTCCATCACCTCCAAGGAGGAGCTTCTGCGCGTCTTTGCGCCGTACGCGAACGCCGACGTTGAGAACGGCATCGGAATCAACAACTTCCGCATCGACGAGGTGGTCGGCGACCATCGGGCGGCGATCTACCGCTGGACCTGGCAGGCCCCCACCGCCGCCGCTTTCGTCGGTGTGCCGACCAACGGCAAGGTCGCCGGCGCCCGCGGCCTCACGTTCCACATCTACGACACCGACGGCCGCATCAAGCGTGAGGAGAGCTTCTGGGACGTCTCCACCGCCGTCCGGGATCTCGGTCTGCCCGTCGACCCCACCGCCGTGGCCAAAGCCCCCGCTCTGGCCTGA
- a CDS encoding acyl-CoA dehydrogenase family protein, whose amino-acid sequence MLEQDLTDEEFEPYFAKAQEVSQFFREIGPKHDAENTFAYPSIEVFKKSGLGALPVPKAFGGPGGNILQVSKVVSELSRGDSAITLAYNMHYIMVGIAGSLMSDEQNKYWLGRVADGDLMFGPFSEQRAGFSGLADMQAVPQPGGGWKLYGKKTWGTLCEAADIITTNATETDAGGNLPDTFDGRVAAEKLFIGDFTVDENGVGDGIRIEKTWNALGMHATGTQTIVFDGYFVPEDGFVSPWRAGAFGVLEWASLMFASIYLGMQQRILEESINALSKKHLGATFGAIVAADTEVKSIGHIIDGIGDMASRVEYSRRVLYQTCQDLLDGKDKLWAPELRFPYLGLAKTFIADNVTHMSKHAMSMVGGQSFRKGSIFERLYRDSAASMFQPLNADQTRTYIGQFMLETAAAQGK is encoded by the coding sequence ATGCTGGAACAGGACCTGACGGACGAGGAGTTCGAGCCGTATTTCGCCAAGGCACAGGAGGTCTCGCAGTTCTTCCGCGAGATCGGCCCCAAGCACGACGCGGAGAACACCTTCGCCTATCCGTCGATCGAGGTGTTCAAGAAGTCCGGCCTGGGTGCGCTGCCGGTGCCCAAGGCCTTCGGTGGACCTGGAGGCAACATCCTGCAGGTATCCAAGGTGGTCTCGGAGCTTTCGAGGGGTGACTCGGCGATCACACTGGCTTACAACATGCACTACATCATGGTTGGCATCGCCGGCAGCCTGATGAGCGACGAGCAGAACAAGTACTGGCTCGGCCGGGTCGCCGACGGTGACTTGATGTTCGGACCCTTCTCCGAACAGCGCGCGGGTTTCTCCGGGCTGGCCGACATGCAGGCCGTGCCGCAGCCCGGCGGCGGCTGGAAACTTTACGGCAAGAAGACGTGGGGCACGCTGTGCGAGGCAGCCGACATCATCACCACCAACGCCACCGAGACCGACGCCGGCGGCAACCTGCCGGACACCTTCGACGGCCGAGTGGCCGCCGAGAAGCTGTTCATCGGGGACTTCACGGTCGATGAGAACGGGGTCGGCGACGGCATCCGCATCGAGAAGACCTGGAACGCACTGGGCATGCACGCGACCGGCACCCAGACCATCGTGTTCGACGGCTACTTCGTGCCCGAGGACGGCTTCGTCTCACCATGGCGCGCAGGCGCTTTCGGCGTGCTGGAGTGGGCGTCGCTGATGTTCGCGAGTATCTACCTGGGCATGCAACAGCGCATCCTCGAGGAGTCGATCAACGCACTGTCCAAGAAGCATCTCGGCGCCACCTTCGGCGCGATCGTGGCCGCCGACACCGAGGTCAAGAGCATCGGGCACATCATCGACGGCATCGGCGACATGGCCTCGCGGGTCGAATACAGCCGGCGAGTCCTGTACCAGACCTGTCAGGACCTGCTCGACGGCAAGGACAAGCTGTGGGCGCCGGAGCTGCGGTTCCCCTACCTCGGTCTGGCCAAGACCTTCATCGCCGACAACGTGACGCACATGTCGAAGCACGCGATGAGCATGGTGGGCGGCCAGTCGTTCCGCAAGGGCAGCATCTTCGAGCGGCTCTACCGAGATTCGGCGGCT
- a CDS encoding ketosteroid isomerase-related protein, with amino-acid sequence MSLDTTLAAQHAARWANALTTDTDAAVDLYADDMVYDDHADSDHVIDTAITKDELRPRLAPFANTDPGNGVGVHTFTANEAFQLAGIDGDPAVVILWGWTGAGLDTFRGVPTGGKTLSTRGITWHQLDSNGKIARETTYWNDTSVLQELGLPIITPEYWVEGFDPAALAQ; translated from the coding sequence ATGAGCCTCGACACCACCCTGGCCGCCCAGCACGCTGCCCGCTGGGCGAACGCGCTGACGACCGACACAGATGCCGCCGTCGACCTTTACGCCGACGACATGGTCTACGACGATCATGCCGACTCCGATCACGTGATCGACACCGCGATCACCAAGGACGAACTGCGGCCGCGCCTGGCCCCGTTCGCCAACACCGACCCCGGCAACGGCGTGGGCGTTCACACCTTCACCGCCAACGAGGCGTTCCAGCTCGCCGGTATCGACGGCGACCCCGCCGTGGTCATCCTGTGGGGCTGGACGGGCGCGGGACTGGACACCTTCCGGGGCGTGCCGACCGGCGGCAAGACCCTGAGCACTCGCGGAATCACCTGGCACCAGTTGGATTCCAACGGCAAGATCGCCCGGGAGACCACCTACTGGAACGACACCTCGGTGCTGCAGGAACTCGGACTGCCGATCATCACACCGGAGTACTGGGTCGAAGGATTCGACCCAGCGGCGCTGGCGCAGTAG
- a CDS encoding helix-turn-helix transcriptional regulator, producing MSVSMVSDSARTAAVARPGGDWWSREIELVDHLRSLRETAARELCGSVTLPAVEWDVPWRAAETISALTHLCIDALRRVPGSEDDRGERLCGLILDLQRLAMDWYLHDTAMRGQRLADCAAGLSRLRGVPDSAALLDNACQELVLRCGFHRAVLSKVENRSWTPLMLHDRSAPAGGSWFSDWINQTVPLVGDAPEAEMLSRRRPSLVYDTDNAPVYRPLIVQAGQSRSYVVAPLVLGQDVVGFLHTDHHPLARRVDQADRDVAWAFADGISHLYERAVLVERLQTHRDSVRELFFGAVDRIDQLCESGRDATRWSETARTEDAGGPVGNVPVGLTERESDVFDLMVTGASNQEIADRLVITEGTVKSHVKHILRKYGAVNRAQAIAWALNGS from the coding sequence ATGAGTGTCTCTATGGTCAGCGACAGCGCGCGGACAGCGGCGGTGGCCCGTCCCGGTGGGGACTGGTGGTCACGCGAGATTGAATTGGTCGACCACCTGCGCAGCCTGCGGGAAACGGCCGCCAGGGAGTTGTGCGGGTCGGTCACATTGCCCGCCGTCGAGTGGGACGTCCCCTGGCGTGCGGCGGAAACGATCTCCGCCCTGACCCACCTGTGCATCGATGCGCTGCGCCGGGTGCCCGGCAGCGAGGACGACCGGGGGGAGAGACTGTGCGGTCTCATCCTCGATCTGCAACGGCTCGCGATGGACTGGTATCTGCACGACACCGCGATGCGCGGTCAACGGCTCGCCGACTGCGCCGCGGGTCTGAGCAGGTTGCGCGGAGTCCCGGATTCGGCGGCGCTCTTGGACAACGCCTGCCAAGAGTTGGTGTTGCGGTGTGGCTTTCATCGTGCGGTGCTGTCCAAGGTGGAGAACCGCAGCTGGACGCCGCTGATGTTGCACGACAGGTCCGCACCGGCAGGCGGATCCTGGTTCAGCGACTGGATCAACCAGACCGTCCCGCTGGTCGGCGACGCCCCGGAAGCGGAGATGCTCTCCCGGCGCCGGCCGTCGCTGGTGTACGACACCGACAACGCCCCGGTGTACCGGCCGTTGATAGTGCAGGCCGGCCAGTCGCGGTCCTATGTGGTGGCCCCACTGGTGCTCGGCCAGGACGTCGTCGGCTTCCTGCACACCGACCACCATCCGCTGGCCCGCAGGGTCGACCAGGCGGATCGAGATGTGGCGTGGGCCTTCGCCGATGGCATCAGCCACCTCTACGAGCGCGCTGTCCTGGTGGAACGTCTGCAGACCCATCGCGACAGTGTCCGTGAGTTGTTCTTCGGGGCGGTCGACCGTATTGACCAGCTGTGTGAGTCCGGACGGGACGCGACGCGGTGGAGCGAGACCGCCCGCACCGAGGATGCCGGCGGGCCCGTGGGAAATGTTCCGGTGGGGTTGACCGAGCGGGAATCCGATGTGTTCGATCTGATGGTGACGGGGGCGAGTAATCAGGAGATCGCCGACCGGCTCGTCATCACCGAGGGCACGGTGAAATCGCATGTCAAGCACATCCTGCGCAAGTACGGCGCGGTCAACCGGGCACAGGCGATCGCTTGGGCGCTCAACGGTAGCTGA
- a CDS encoding flavin reductase family protein gives MTVSPQSYRAALRRHPAGVAIVTLMSQAGPVGFTATSLASLSLDPPLVCFNITHTSSSIAALRRAASVVVHIVGEHQLELAQRFSRSAEHRFSDQGSWSLLESGEPVLAGTPTWLRAEVQQLIPAGDSTLAIAEVTLIHCDDRDGVTPAPLVYHDGAFLATSPLPAVST, from the coding sequence ATGACCGTCTCCCCGCAGTCCTACCGCGCAGCGCTGCGCCGTCACCCGGCCGGGGTCGCCATCGTGACGCTGATGTCGCAGGCCGGACCCGTCGGGTTCACCGCGACATCGCTGGCCTCGCTCTCGCTGGACCCCCCGCTGGTGTGTTTCAACATCACCCACACCTCATCGAGCATCGCGGCGCTGCGACGGGCGGCATCGGTGGTGGTGCACATCGTCGGTGAACATCAGCTCGAGCTGGCCCAGCGCTTCTCCCGAAGCGCCGAACATCGGTTCAGCGATCAGGGCTCCTGGTCCCTGCTGGAGTCCGGCGAGCCGGTACTGGCAGGCACCCCCACCTGGTTGAGAGCCGAAGTGCAGCAATTGATTCCGGCGGGTGACTCCACCCTGGCGATCGCCGAGGTGACCCTTATCCACTGCGATGACCGCGACGGTGTCACGCCGGCCCCTCTGGTGTACCACGACGGCGCCTTTCTGGCGACCAGCCCGCTGCCGGCGGTCAGCACCTGA
- a CDS encoding aldehyde dehydrogenase family protein: MTNHYSLYIDGKWIDTDDSYEIRSPATQEVVATVAKGDVTHVEAAVSAAQAAFDEGTWRRTPPAERAALINTVAERLAARTDELAALQSRENGATIRITGALHVGLSAAQLQYVAAIAAEYEWETEGPAIEPIPADGIVVREPIGVVAAIVPWNIPLLTTVWKIGPALVAGNSVVLKPDEHAPLLSLELAREFEAAGLPPGVLNVVTGDGEPVGAHLSGHPGVRKVAFTGSTAVGKSILRQSADSIRRVTLELGGKGANVILDDADIDMAVDGALFACMANNGEACEAGTRLLIPATRRDEIVDKLVTRASTLQLGDPLQPTTHVGPIISAHQRDRILDYFGIAKAEGASVALGGQAPTGPGFEKGYWIEPTIFVDVTNDMRIAREEVFGPVLVVLTYESVDEAVKIANDTNYGLSAGVWGTESRAVEVARRLDAGMVWVNNWHVIHPAYPFGGYKESGLGREGGPNAIDEYVEEKFISIDRSGGIENKAFAIVIDPAT, encoded by the coding sequence ATGACCAATCACTATTCGCTTTACATCGACGGCAAGTGGATCGACACCGACGACAGCTACGAGATCCGCAGCCCGGCCACCCAAGAAGTCGTCGCCACGGTAGCCAAAGGCGACGTCACCCACGTCGAGGCCGCGGTATCCGCTGCGCAGGCCGCCTTCGACGAGGGCACCTGGCGCCGCACCCCGCCCGCCGAACGAGCGGCGCTGATCAACACCGTCGCCGAACGCCTGGCCGCACGCACCGACGAACTCGCGGCACTGCAGTCGCGGGAAAACGGCGCGACCATCCGCATCACCGGCGCCCTGCACGTCGGCTTGTCGGCGGCCCAACTGCAATATGTGGCCGCCATCGCAGCGGAATACGAGTGGGAGACCGAAGGCCCCGCCATCGAACCCATCCCGGCCGACGGCATCGTCGTACGGGAACCGATCGGAGTCGTCGCGGCGATCGTGCCGTGGAACATCCCGCTGCTGACCACGGTGTGGAAGATCGGGCCGGCCCTGGTGGCCGGCAACTCGGTGGTGTTGAAGCCCGACGAGCACGCCCCGCTGCTGTCCCTGGAACTGGCGCGCGAATTCGAGGCCGCCGGCCTGCCGCCCGGTGTGTTGAACGTCGTCACCGGTGACGGTGAGCCAGTCGGTGCGCACCTGTCCGGGCATCCCGGGGTGCGCAAGGTCGCGTTCACCGGCTCGACGGCGGTGGGCAAGAGCATCCTGCGCCAGTCTGCAGACTCGATCCGCCGGGTCACCCTGGAACTCGGCGGCAAGGGCGCCAATGTGATCCTCGATGACGCCGACATCGACATGGCCGTCGACGGCGCACTGTTCGCATGCATGGCCAACAACGGCGAGGCATGCGAAGCAGGTACCCGCCTGTTGATTCCCGCCACCCGGCGCGACGAGATCGTCGACAAGCTGGTGACTCGCGCGTCCACGCTACAACTTGGTGATCCGTTGCAACCGACCACCCATGTGGGCCCGATCATCTCGGCCCACCAACGCGACCGGATCCTGGACTACTTCGGTATCGCCAAGGCCGAGGGCGCCTCCGTCGCCCTGGGCGGGCAAGCCCCCACCGGACCCGGTTTCGAGAAGGGCTACTGGATCGAGCCGACGATCTTCGTCGACGTCACCAACGACATGCGCATCGCCCGCGAGGAAGTCTTCGGACCCGTCCTGGTCGTGCTGACCTACGAATCGGTGGACGAGGCGGTCAAGATCGCCAACGACACCAACTACGGCCTGTCGGCCGGCGTGTGGGGCACCGAATCCCGCGCCGTGGAGGTGGCCCGCCGGCTGGACGCCGGGATGGTGTGGGTCAACAACTGGCATGTCATCCACCCCGCCTACCCGTTCGGTGGTTACAAGGAGAGCGGCCTGGGCCGGGAGGGCGGGCCGAACGCGATCGACGAGTACGTCGAGGAGAAGTTCATCTCGATCGACCGGTCCGGCGGCATCGAGAACAAGGCGTTCGCCATCGTCATCGATCCGGCGACGTGA